A window of Streptomyces sp. NBC_01241 genomic DNA:
TCTCCGCGATCGGCATCGCCGGCATGGACCGCCTCGTCCAGCGCAATGTGCTCGCGATGTCGGGGCGTGCCGTCGAGGCCGCCGGAGACGTCTCCACCCTGCTGCTCGACAAGACCGGCACCATCACGCTCGGCAACCGGCAGGCCGCCGAATTCGTCCCCGTCAAGGGCACGACCGAGGCCGAACTGGCGGACGCGGCCCAGCTGTCCTCCCTGGCCGACGAGACGCCCGAGGGCCGCTCGATCGTCGTGCTCGCCAAGGAAATGTACGGGCTGCGTGAACGCCATCAGGGTGAGCTGCGGAAGGCCGAGTGGGTCGCCTTCACCGCCCAGACGCGGATGTCGGGCGTGGACGTCGACGGGTGCAGGGTCCGCAAGGGCGCGACCGGGTCGGTCGTCGACTGGGTCAAGGGGCGGGGCGGCAGTGTCCCGCCGGACGCGCAGGCGCTCACCGACCGGATCTCCGAGGCAGGCGGCACGCCGCTGCTGGTGGCCGTGGAGGACGAGCAGGGCGCCCGCGTCCTGGGAGTCATCCACCTCAAGGACGTCGTCAAGGAAGGCATGCGGGAGCGGTTCGACGAGCTGCGCCGGATGGGCATCAGGACAGTCATGATCACGGGCGACAACCCACTGACCGCGAAGGCCATCGCCGAGGAGGCGGGGGTCGACGACTTCCTCGCCGAGGCCACGCCCGAGGACAAGATGGCCCTCATCAAGCGGGAGCAGGCGGGCGGCAAGCTGGTCGCGATGACGGGCGACGGTACGAACGACGCGCCCGCGCTGGCCCAGGCGGACGTCGGCGTGGCCATGAACACCGGCACCTCGGCCGCCAAGGAGGCCGGGAACATGGTGGATCTGGACTCCAACCCGACCAAGCTGATCGAGATCGTCGAGATCGGCAAGCAGCTGCTCATCACCCGTGGCGCGCTGACGACGTTCTCGATCGCCAACGACGTCGCGAAGTACTTCGCGATCATCCCGGCGATGTTCGCGGTGGTCTACCCAGGCCTGGACAAGCTCAACATCATGCAGTTGTCCTCGCCCCAGTCCGCGATCCTGTCCGCCGTCGTCTTCAACGCGCTGATCATCATCGCGCTGGTCCCGCTCG
This region includes:
- the kdpB gene encoding potassium-transporting ATPase subunit KdpB → MTTRTKQEDSMSTVTPTRAPHQDTPTGHQSEGRVGGGLFDPRQLLKSFPDAVRKLDPRVMVKSPVMFVVLIGSVFTTVLACLDPGDWFGWAIAAWLWLTTIFANLAEAVAEGRGKAQADTLRKARTGTVARRITGRNEERVPGTELRVGDLVVCEAGDIIPGDGDVVEGVASVDESAITGESAPVIRESGGDRSAVTGGTKVLSDRIVIKITTKPGATFIDRMIALVEGAARQKTPNEIALNILLASLTIVFLLAVVTLQPFAIHAGQRQSVIVLTALLVCLIPTTIGALLSAIGIAGMDRLVQRNVLAMSGRAVEAAGDVSTLLLDKTGTITLGNRQAAEFVPVKGTTEAELADAAQLSSLADETPEGRSIVVLAKEMYGLRERHQGELRKAEWVAFTAQTRMSGVDVDGCRVRKGATGSVVDWVKGRGGSVPPDAQALTDRISEAGGTPLLVAVEDEQGARVLGVIHLKDVVKEGMRERFDELRRMGIRTVMITGDNPLTAKAIAEEAGVDDFLAEATPEDKMALIKREQAGGKLVAMTGDGTNDAPALAQADVGVAMNTGTSAAKEAGNMVDLDSNPTKLIEIVEIGKQLLITRGALTTFSIANDVAKYFAIIPAMFAVVYPGLDKLNIMQLSSPQSAILSAVVFNALIIIALVPLALKGVRYRPSSADSMLRRNLGIYGLGGLVAPFIGIKIIDLIISLIPGLN